The Pedobacter roseus genome contains a region encoding:
- a CDS encoding ABC transporter permease/M1 family aminopeptidase: MILNLLKFELKYHFGQISFKVAALLFFVLGYFCVVQGGFGGEEIHKNSPYVITNIIALLSLFSIFSGTIFSANVVLRDAMFRMEAVIFTTSVNKLNYFVIRFLGLLLAVFSLYIFVVLGIFIGSFFVDTDRLGTFHINYFLQPLLVFAFPNVLFAVGALFCTAILTKSIRAIYVVGVLIYILYMLASIFGNSPLLATSTMKASSTDILPLLLDPFALASFFGETRSWTDIQRNQQLFPVEGVFLFNRLLWMGITALIMLVTYRLFNFRVQQQKQLKLKVLKPEQIKLIPYRTLKVFPSGLHYVFSTFKTQFRLEVIFLFKNIPIMVMLLLWVFLYGVELKDQLFSGVYGIHSYPATGIIIEEMRSIKFGLILILFYAAETISREKSVNIHALIYSTPVRNSVLWMAKSFSLFTLVFILVTLNIVIGIVLQVSHGYFHIELPLYLTLYYYSAFPMLLFVVLIIFIQNLSTNKYLGMVLSMVVVFLISYSERFGISHYLFRFATVPDLLYSYFNGFGYYATPFNWYMLYWTAFAAIIAVLTIGMWQRNIEVKVLERFRLIAKSLKHYKWIAIFALLTWISCGAFIFHQSNIIGKYQNKDAQLAWRLAYEKRYKSMAALSQPVIKSVKTNVDLYPREGKYTVKGTYQLRNETTLPISKIWISVNPAVNSFSVDVAGGDKNEIDERYNQQFITLKAPLKPNEEIKMDFSIEVIRSGFTAFDSENSILKNGTYIELEKFVPQLGYSYNFESDDKQERKKAGLAEIATKPDCGNKYELIDLETTISTETDQKVVTVGELQKEWVAGNKRYFTYKTVQPINFMFALSSAKYAVKKEKYGEIDLSIYYQPGQEYNLKSIFEGVRDALDYGNKNFASYPLKKITIAEIPQYKGAATAYPGLVFSEERINFLGNYSQSNTINQSYAIAAHETAHQWWANILAPVDGEGYAMLTESLAKYTENELIEKRFGKMYLRKYLAYDNNLYFLNRNNSEKELPLAKTLDQSYVHYQKGGLMMYAVKELLGEEKFDNVLSQLITDHKSPKPKAKATDLVNAFLNQASPEQKNFINDCFNKVVTYNLGIKLLSYSALNNGKYKVELEIAAERISDDIKQLPDLYIDLACFDQLESDWDAKTKPVYFQKYHLTQNKTRLSIIVNHKPKTIALDPYGYALDGDRSDNIVVVE, translated from the coding sequence ATGATACTGAATTTACTAAAGTTTGAACTGAAATACCATTTCGGCCAGATTTCTTTTAAAGTAGCAGCGCTTTTATTTTTTGTTCTGGGGTATTTCTGTGTAGTGCAGGGTGGCTTCGGTGGAGAAGAAATTCATAAAAACTCGCCTTATGTCATCACTAATATTATCGCATTGCTTTCACTTTTTTCCATCTTCTCAGGGACTATATTCAGTGCGAATGTGGTGTTGAGAGATGCGATGTTCAGGATGGAAGCTGTTATTTTCACTACATCGGTTAATAAACTAAACTATTTTGTTATCAGGTTTTTAGGCTTGCTCCTTGCTGTTTTTAGTCTGTATATATTCGTAGTTCTGGGGATTTTTATTGGCTCCTTTTTTGTCGATACCGATCGTTTGGGCACTTTTCACATTAACTACTTTTTGCAGCCACTTTTGGTTTTTGCTTTTCCTAATGTACTGTTTGCAGTGGGAGCATTGTTTTGTACGGCTATATTAACTAAAAGCATCAGGGCAATTTACGTAGTGGGTGTATTGATTTACATCTTATACATGCTTGCTTCGATATTTGGAAATTCTCCCTTGCTGGCCACTTCCACAATGAAAGCAAGTAGTACGGATATTTTGCCTTTACTGTTAGATCCTTTTGCGCTGGCTTCGTTTTTTGGCGAAACCCGTTCGTGGACGGATATTCAACGTAACCAACAATTATTTCCGGTAGAAGGTGTTTTTTTGTTCAACAGGTTATTGTGGATGGGCATCACTGCTTTAATTATGTTGGTGACTTACCGCTTGTTTAATTTTCGTGTACAGCAGCAGAAACAATTAAAATTAAAGGTACTTAAACCAGAACAAATAAAACTGATTCCTTATCGCACTCTAAAGGTTTTCCCTAGTGGTTTACATTATGTTTTCAGCACATTTAAAACGCAATTCAGATTAGAAGTGATCTTCTTATTTAAGAATATCCCGATTATGGTAATGCTTTTACTCTGGGTGTTTTTGTATGGTGTAGAATTAAAAGATCAATTGTTCAGTGGTGTTTACGGTATTCATAGTTATCCCGCAACCGGTATTATTATCGAAGAAATGCGTTCGATTAAATTCGGATTGATCCTGATCTTATTCTATGCTGCAGAAACCATCAGCAGGGAAAAATCGGTTAATATTCATGCCTTAATTTACAGCACACCTGTTCGGAATTCCGTTTTATGGATGGCGAAAAGTTTCAGCCTGTTTACATTGGTTTTTATCCTCGTTACGTTAAATATTGTTATCGGTATTGTTTTACAGGTTAGCCACGGTTATTTTCACATCGAATTGCCTTTATATTTAACATTATACTATTACAGTGCCTTCCCGATGTTGCTTTTTGTAGTGCTCATTATTTTTATTCAGAATTTAAGCACGAATAAATACCTCGGCATGGTATTAAGTATGGTTGTTGTTTTTCTCATTTCTTATTCGGAAAGGTTTGGGATATCGCATTATCTCTTCCGCTTTGCAACCGTTCCAGATCTCCTTTACTCTTATTTCAACGGTTTTGGATATTATGCTACACCTTTTAACTGGTATATGTTGTATTGGACTGCTTTTGCTGCAATTATTGCTGTTTTAACTATTGGAATGTGGCAGCGCAATATCGAAGTAAAGGTTCTTGAAAGATTTAGGTTAATTGCTAAAAGCCTGAAGCACTATAAATGGATCGCTATTTTTGCATTGTTGACCTGGATTTCATGCGGCGCCTTCATTTTTCATCAAAGCAATATTATCGGGAAGTATCAAAATAAAGATGCGCAATTAGCATGGAGATTAGCCTACGAAAAGAGATATAAATCAATGGCAGCTTTGTCTCAACCGGTAATAAAATCGGTTAAAACCAATGTCGATTTATATCCACGCGAAGGCAAATATACCGTTAAAGGCACTTATCAGCTAAGGAATGAAACAACATTACCCATTTCTAAAATATGGATTTCAGTTAACCCCGCTGTAAATTCATTTTCGGTTGACGTAGCTGGAGGTGACAAAAACGAAATAGATGAGCGCTATAATCAGCAATTTATTACGCTAAAAGCTCCTTTAAAACCAAATGAAGAAATAAAAATGGATTTTTCTATTGAAGTTATCCGCTCTGGATTTACCGCTTTTGATAGCGAAAATTCTATCCTTAAAAATGGAACTTATATCGAACTGGAAAAATTTGTTCCCCAATTGGGCTATAGCTATAATTTTGAAAGCGATGATAAACAAGAACGGAAAAAAGCAGGTTTGGCTGAAATTGCCACCAAACCAGATTGTGGAAATAAGTATGAACTGATTGATTTAGAAACCACCATTTCTACGGAAACAGACCAGAAAGTGGTTACTGTTGGCGAATTACAGAAAGAATGGGTAGCAGGTAATAAAAGATATTTTACATACAAAACGGTTCAACCCATAAATTTCATGTTTGCCCTGAGCAGTGCGAAATATGCGGTTAAAAAAGAAAAGTATGGAGAAATAGATTTGAGTATTTATTATCAGCCTGGACAGGAATATAACCTGAAAAGTATTTTTGAAGGTGTTCGGGATGCTTTGGATTATGGCAATAAAAATTTCGCAAGCTATCCGCTTAAAAAAATCACCATTGCCGAAATTCCACAATACAAAGGGGCTGCTACCGCTTACCCGGGATTAGTTTTTAGTGAAGAGCGTATTAATTTTTTAGGAAATTATAGCCAAAGTAATACCATTAATCAAAGTTATGCTATTGCCGCACACGAAACCGCACATCAATGGTGGGCGAATATACTGGCTCCTGTTGATGGGGAGGGTTATGCTATGCTAACGGAATCGCTGGCGAAATACACTGAAAATGAGCTGATCGAAAAAAGATTTGGTAAAATGTACTTAAGGAAATACCTCGCTTATGATAATAACCTCTATTTTTTGAACCGGAACAACAGCGAAAAGGAATTGCCGCTGGCCAAAACTTTAGATCAGTCTTATGTGCATTACCAAAAGGGTGGATTGATGATGTATGCTGTGAAAGAGTTATTAGGGGAGGAAAAGTTTGATAATGTATTAAGTCAGCTTATTACCGATCATAAAAGCCCGAAACCAAAAGCTAAAGCAACTGATCTGGTGAATGCATTTCTAAATCAGGCTTCGCCTGAACAAAAGAATTTTATAAACGATTGTTTTAACAAGGTGGTGACTTACAATCTGGGGATCAAATTACTTAGCTACTCTGCCTTGAACAACGGGAAATATAAAGTTGAACTAGAAATTGCAGCTGAAAGAATAAGTGATGATATTAAGCAATTACCTGATCTTTATATAGATTTAGCCTGTTTTGATCAATTGGAAAGTGATTGGGATGCGAAAACGAAACCGGTTTATTTTCAAAAGTATCACCTCACGCAGAATAAAACCAGGCTTTCAATTATAGTGAATCATAAGCCAAAAACAATAGCACTTGATCCTTACGGATATGCGTTAGACGGCGATAGAAGTGATAATATTGTGGTGGTGGAATAA
- a CDS encoding GIY-YIG nuclease family protein, whose product MERGGCIYIMTYYQRTTLYIGVTSDLRSRIYEHQNKIHPKSFTAKYNLTRCVYYEIYTSIEEAIDREKQLKNWSRSKKEVLIDNFNKSWDDLTKIINEWED is encoded by the coding sequence ATGGAACGCGGAGGATGTATTTACATCATGACCTATTATCAAAGAACAACTTTATACATTGGCGTAACTTCTGATTTAAGGAGTCGTATTTACGAGCATCAAAATAAAATTCATCCCAAATCCTTTACTGCAAAATATAACCTTACCCGTTGTGTATACTATGAGATCTACACATCAATAGAAGAGGCCATTGATAGGGAAAAGCAACTAAAAAACTGGAGCAGATCAAAAAAAGAGGTTTTAATCGATAACTTCAATAAGAGTTGGGATGACTTAACGAAGATTATAAACGAATGGGAAGATTAA
- a CDS encoding dienelactone hydrolase family protein, with amino-acid sequence MDQKIINLYDEYTHSQVSRKDFMKKLAVLAGSTALAMTILPMLENNYAAAADFNSDDIEVENITYPGIDGEIKAVLAKPKGKKNLGTVLVIHENRGLNPHIIDVTKRVAAEGFIALGVDALSPLGGTPADEDKGRELIGKLDPEKNLQNYLKGLDYLRNRKDGNGKVGCVGFCWGGGMANKLAVSDPKLQAAVAYYGAQPNAADVPKIKASVMLHYGGLDERINAGIPAYEQALKDNKIDYKIYIYDGVNHAFNNNTSPTRYNEAAAKLAWSRTIDLFKQKLAVLTR; translated from the coding sequence ATGGACCAGAAAATAATCAACCTGTACGATGAGTACACCCATAGTCAGGTAAGTAGAAAAGATTTTATGAAAAAGCTGGCCGTACTGGCTGGCAGCACAGCGTTGGCCATGACCATTTTGCCCATGCTCGAAAATAATTATGCGGCTGCTGCCGATTTTAACAGTGATGATATCGAGGTTGAAAACATTACCTATCCTGGTATTGATGGCGAAATAAAAGCGGTGCTGGCTAAACCAAAAGGCAAAAAGAACTTAGGTACTGTATTGGTTATCCATGAAAACAGGGGCTTAAATCCACATATTATTGATGTAACCAAACGTGTTGCCGCAGAAGGTTTTATTGCCCTTGGTGTTGATGCACTTTCTCCTTTAGGTGGAACACCTGCCGACGAAGATAAAGGTCGCGAACTGATTGGTAAGTTGGATCCTGAGAAAAACCTGCAGAATTATTTAAAAGGGTTAGATTATCTACGCAATCGTAAAGATGGCAACGGCAAAGTAGGCTGCGTTGGTTTTTGCTGGGGCGGCGGAATGGCCAATAAACTGGCGGTTAGCGACCCAAAACTGCAAGCCGCGGTCGCCTATTATGGCGCACAACCCAATGCTGCTGATGTACCCAAAATTAAAGCCAGTGTGATGCTGCATTATGGTGGTTTAGATGAGCGGATTAACGCTGGTATTCCGGCTTACGAACAGGCTCTGAAAGACAATAAGATCGATTACAAAATTTACATCTACGATGGAGTAAACCATGCGTTTAATAACAATACCTCGCCCACTCGTTACAACGAAGCTGCCGCAAAACTGGCCTGGAGCAGAACCATTGATCTGTTTAAGCAGAAATTGGCGGTGTTGACGAGGTAG
- a CDS encoding phosphotransferase enzyme family protein, giving the protein MQHIFPAQYSTLSAAALKTYLIEAYHLDPSTTCRLLIRNVSDTYILESDSQEYIFKIYRDAHRKRNEIEGEVELLNILKANGNSVSYPITDVFGKQIQQFNAAEGLRNGVLFSYAEGKVILELEDKHLIQLGQDIAKLHQTTSSIKLNKPRPIFSFETTLFEPLRDLKPHFAEMQEEFEYLTNIADKVVKKFEEFDTSTFSYGYCHYDFFPKNFHFDEKGKITFFDFDFAGEGYLINDLMTFLNHYFFHQLNNLITKAQAEKDFGIFLKAYQEIRPLSNEELKAIPYLGITFHIFFLKFFYDNYDDWSNAFLTPRYTKHRVGLIKKWEELYCNF; this is encoded by the coding sequence ATGCAACATATTTTCCCTGCCCAGTACTCTACCTTATCAGCCGCTGCTTTAAAAACTTATTTAATTGAGGCTTACCATTTAGATCCATCTACAACTTGCCGATTACTCATCAGAAACGTAAGTGATACCTATATTCTCGAAAGCGACAGCCAGGAATACATTTTCAAGATTTATCGAGATGCACACCGAAAAAGGAACGAAATTGAGGGCGAGGTAGAATTGCTCAATATTTTAAAAGCAAATGGAAATTCAGTTTCTTACCCGATAACAGATGTATTTGGGAAACAGATCCAACAGTTTAATGCTGCAGAGGGTTTAAGAAACGGCGTATTGTTTTCTTATGCCGAAGGAAAAGTGATTTTGGAGCTGGAAGATAAACACCTCATTCAACTCGGACAAGATATTGCCAAATTGCATCAAACTACCTCATCAATAAAACTGAATAAGCCCAGGCCAATATTCAGTTTTGAAACGACTCTATTTGAGCCTTTGCGAGATTTAAAACCTCATTTTGCTGAAATGCAGGAGGAATTTGAATACCTGACCAACATTGCTGATAAAGTAGTTAAAAAGTTCGAAGAATTCGATACTTCAACGTTCAGTTATGGTTATTGTCATTACGATTTCTTTCCAAAAAACTTCCACTTTGATGAAAAGGGAAAAATTACTTTTTTCGATTTCGATTTTGCAGGTGAAGGTTACCTGATCAATGATTTAATGACCTTTCTGAACCATTATTTCTTCCACCAGCTCAATAATCTGATCACTAAAGCGCAGGCCGAAAAGGATTTTGGTATATTTTTAAAAGCTTATCAGGAAATCAGGCCGTTAAGCAATGAGGAATTAAAGGCCATTCCTTACCTGGGTATTACCTTTCATATTTTTTTCCTTAAATTCTTTTACGATAATTATGATGATTGGTCGAATGCTTTTTTAACGCCCAGATATACCAAACACCGTGTTGGATTGATTAAAAAATGGGAAGAACTCTATTGTAACTTTTAG
- a CDS encoding toxic anion resistance protein → METNPNLPQVLTPVKLDKDGNVDLEKITSEETTKYHEIGKSLEPSDVNSILNYGSDAQNSMEKYSNEFLSSVRTYNSGEVGGLINELLTELNYIDVSELEQSGFKSFISKIPFLKSLVVDVKKLFQKYDVVVNNIDKITNKIKAGRLNSIKDNSSLQTMFDSNVGYIHQMEELIIAGQLKYNDLNIKLAEMEGRPADYQDYEIADLRDFISRLDKRLADMKIVRFIMLQSLAQIRVVQNNNTSIAEKAQSIVSTTIPVWKNQLTIAVALQRQKANVEMQKKISDTTNTILQKNAEMLKQNSIDVAKENEKTVVSLETLKLTTSSLIETLNEVKQIHEAGAQSRRVLDGELKTLEAELKKNVTRVN, encoded by the coding sequence ATGGAAACCAACCCAAATCTTCCCCAGGTTCTTACACCGGTTAAACTGGATAAAGACGGGAATGTTGACCTCGAAAAAATAACTTCCGAGGAAACCACTAAATACCATGAAATTGGAAAATCGCTTGAACCATCAGATGTAAATTCGATCCTGAATTACGGAAGCGACGCCCAAAATTCAATGGAGAAATACAGTAACGAGTTTTTATCGTCTGTACGTACCTATAACAGTGGCGAAGTTGGCGGTTTAATTAACGAACTGCTCACCGAACTAAATTATATCGATGTTTCTGAGCTTGAACAGAGCGGTTTTAAGAGTTTTATCTCTAAAATTCCGTTTTTAAAGAGTTTAGTGGTTGATGTGAAGAAACTTTTTCAGAAATACGACGTGGTGGTGAATAATATCGATAAAATCACCAACAAAATTAAAGCCGGAAGGTTAAATTCAATTAAAGATAACAGCTCGCTGCAAACCATGTTCGATAGCAATGTTGGTTATATCCACCAGATGGAAGAACTGATTATTGCAGGCCAACTGAAATACAACGACCTGAATATCAAGCTTGCAGAAATGGAAGGAAGGCCTGCCGATTACCAGGATTATGAAATTGCCGATTTAAGGGATTTTATCAGTCGTTTGGATAAAAGACTGGCAGACATGAAGATTGTGCGTTTTATTATGTTACAATCTTTAGCTCAGATCCGTGTGGTGCAGAACAACAATACTTCTATTGCAGAAAAAGCCCAGTCAATTGTTTCTACCACCATTCCGGTATGGAAAAACCAATTGACCATTGCTGTTGCTTTACAAAGGCAAAAAGCCAATGTAGAGATGCAGAAGAAAATTTCGGATACCACGAATACCATTTTGCAGAAAAATGCAGAAATGCTAAAGCAAAACAGTATCGATGTGGCCAAAGAAAATGAAAAAACTGTGGTATCTTTGGAAACCCTAAAATTGACCACATCATCATTGATTGAAACACTTAACGAAGTGAAACAGATCCATGAAGCAGGTGCACAAAGCAGACGTGTGTTGGATGGCGAACTTAAAACTTTGGAAGCAGAGTTGAAAAAGAACGTTACGAGGGTGAATTAA
- a CDS encoding 2OG-Fe(II) oxygenase codes for MEKIFDCLIDSFIEDKVGVTEGFLSASLSAHLKDNLIALFENKKLVNAGVGNDMLVNQDKLIRSDVIYWLDRKHDNQYENDFFDLMNRFVAYLNRTCYTGITGYEFHYALYEPGTFYKKHIDQFQHNGSRQYSMIMYLNAGWKIEDGGELRIYHADEEQNISPNSGKSVFFKSSDLAHEVLLTNKQRMSITGWLKIN; via the coding sequence TTGGAAAAAATATTTGATTGCCTGATCGATAGTTTTATCGAAGATAAAGTTGGTGTTACAGAGGGATTTTTAAGTGCCTCTTTATCCGCTCACCTGAAAGATAACCTGATTGCCTTATTTGAAAACAAGAAACTTGTAAATGCAGGGGTGGGCAATGATATGCTTGTTAACCAGGATAAACTGATCAGGAGCGATGTAATTTACTGGCTGGATAGAAAGCATGATAACCAATACGAAAATGATTTTTTCGATCTGATGAACAGATTTGTGGCTTATCTGAATCGTACCTGCTATACCGGCATCACTGGTTACGAATTTCACTATGCCCTTTACGAACCGGGTACTTTTTATAAAAAACACATCGATCAGTTCCAGCATAACGGGAGCAGACAATACTCGATGATTATGTATTTAAATGCCGGTTGGAAAATAGAAGATGGAGGAGAGTTGCGCATTTATCATGCTGATGAAGAACAGAATATCTCGCCTAACAGCGGTAAAAGTGTTTTCTTTAAAAGTTCTGATTTAGCGCACGAGGTGTTGCTCACCAATAAACAGCGAATGAGCATTACGGGTTGGTTAAAAATCAATTAA
- a CDS encoding ABC transporter ATP-binding protein, producing the protein MVRLKIQQLTKSYQNGVKALNDVNLNIANGMFGLLGPNGAGKSSLMRTLATLQLPDAGQIHFDGNDVLQNPQEMRNKLGYLPQDFGVYPKVSAFDLLNHLAVLKGLQNKNERKEQVLSLLQQTNLFEVRKRSVSTFSGGMRQRFGIAQALLGNPQLIIVDEPTAGLDPQERNRFHDLLSEIGEDRVVILSTHIVEDVNDLCPEMAVMAGGKLILQGKPTELTQNLNGKIWRKVIDKVDLISYSSAFNVISTRIISWKLHVFVLAEQLPAAGFEPVYPSLEDVYFSSLFGSANQNLEAKL; encoded by the coding sequence ATGGTACGGCTTAAAATACAGCAACTTACTAAATCTTATCAAAACGGGGTAAAGGCCCTGAATGATGTTAATTTGAACATTGCCAACGGCATGTTTGGCTTATTGGGACCAAATGGCGCGGGTAAATCATCGTTGATGCGCACACTCGCTACTTTGCAACTGCCGGATGCGGGACAGATCCATTTTGATGGAAATGATGTACTGCAAAATCCTCAGGAAATGCGGAATAAGTTGGGTTATTTACCACAGGATTTTGGTGTTTATCCTAAAGTTTCAGCTTTTGATCTCTTAAACCACCTGGCGGTTTTAAAAGGTCTGCAAAATAAGAACGAGAGAAAAGAGCAGGTGCTTTCCCTCTTGCAACAAACAAATTTATTTGAAGTAAGGAAAAGATCAGTCAGTACTTTTTCTGGTGGCATGCGACAGCGTTTTGGCATTGCGCAGGCTTTATTGGGCAATCCACAGCTCATCATAGTCGACGAGCCGACAGCTGGCCTCGATCCACAGGAGCGTAACCGTTTTCATGATTTGTTAAGTGAGATAGGAGAAGACCGCGTAGTAATTCTATCCACCCATATCGTAGAAGATGTGAACGACCTTTGCCCCGAAATGGCTGTGATGGCAGGTGGTAAACTGATTTTACAGGGTAAACCTACTGAATTAACCCAAAATTTAAATGGTAAAATCTGGCGTAAAGTAATTGATAAGGTAGATTTAATTTCCTATTCGTCGGCATTTAATGTGATCTCTACCAGAATTATTTCATGGAAATTACATGTATTTGTACTTGCAGAACAACTTCCGGCGGCGGGTTTCGAACCGGTGTACCCCAGTTTAGAAGATGTTTATTTCTCTTCATTATTTGGTTCTGCCAATCAAAATCTGGAGGCAAAGCTATGA
- a CDS encoding LytR/AlgR family response regulator transcription factor, producing MSLRCLIVDDEPLAHGVITEYAKDIPFINITGHCYRATEALDFLNKQQVDLIFLDIRMPKLNGLDFLRTLQHKPLVIITSAYEEYALESFDLAVCDYLLKPFRLDRFLKAVNRALELYQLKKQNLGVANIEKTISKSEAQISLKVDKKHILIKTEEIQFLESLGNYVKVWKGHDFLLTPRTLASFEEQLSADFIRIHKSFILNKRYVDYLEGNTIVLKNGQQVPIGKNFKGIIKQLLNIED from the coding sequence ATGAGCTTACGTTGCTTAATTGTAGATGACGAACCACTTGCCCATGGTGTAATAACCGAATATGCAAAGGATATTCCTTTTATTAACATAACCGGGCATTGTTACCGCGCGACAGAAGCATTGGATTTTTTGAACAAACAACAGGTAGACCTGATTTTTCTCGACATTAGGATGCCAAAACTAAATGGACTTGATTTTTTAAGAACCTTACAGCATAAACCTCTGGTTATTATTACTTCTGCTTACGAAGAATATGCCTTAGAGAGTTTCGATCTTGCCGTTTGCGATTACCTTTTAAAACCCTTCAGACTCGATCGCTTTTTGAAAGCTGTTAACCGTGCATTAGAGCTCTACCAGCTTAAAAAACAGAATTTAGGGGTCGCCAATATCGAAAAAACAATATCTAAAAGTGAAGCACAGATTTCACTCAAAGTAGATAAAAAGCATATTTTGATCAAAACAGAAGAAATACAGTTTTTGGAAAGCCTGGGTAATTATGTAAAGGTTTGGAAAGGCCATGATTTTTTGCTCACTCCACGAACGCTGGCTAGTTTTGAAGAACAACTGTCAGCCGATTTTATCCGCATCCACAAATCTTTTATCCTAAACAAAAGATATGTTGATTACCTTGAGGGCAATACCATCGTGCTTAAAAACGGTCAGCAGGTGCCTATTGGTAAAAATTTTAAGGGCATTATTAAACAGCTACTGAATATTGAAGATTAG
- a CDS encoding sensor histidine kinase: MAATTLEIMLIANQYYQKKVQHIKWIKKIGLENAVLITIILLAATISVMAVSSLENPIYQRKGFRLVGFEFDFKMLLHNFGTFLAFFSQFLIMYLCGYLLFFINSRFLVSKILKERGLLMYLLTLSAIIAILYPLLAQILISLPINTVFGRSIFVANPFELENAFGAFAIMLISLPVVLALQWGKQNNRILALEKEKSQSELDLLKQQLNPHFFFNTLNNLYALSLQKSDKTPESILQLSELMRYTIYKGQEKTVKLSQELDYIEDYIQLQQIRLRKTLHFEFDKQVGNDQIDIAPLLLIVFIENAFKHGIEPAEDAATLKLSLNSNNTELIFSCENSFDSEEIHKTKGIGLDNLRKRLELLYPSRYTLHITTIGNIFKAELKLQLK, translated from the coding sequence TTGGCAGCAACAACCCTCGAAATAATGTTGATTGCCAATCAATATTACCAGAAGAAGGTGCAGCATATTAAATGGATTAAGAAAATCGGCCTGGAGAATGCAGTACTCATTACCATTATATTATTGGCTGCAACCATTTCAGTAATGGCAGTTTCGAGTTTGGAAAACCCTATTTATCAAAGAAAAGGCTTCCGCTTGGTGGGTTTTGAGTTCGATTTCAAAATGCTATTGCACAATTTCGGAACTTTTCTGGCTTTCTTTTCGCAGTTCCTGATCATGTACCTTTGCGGATACCTGCTTTTCTTCATCAACAGCCGGTTTTTAGTGTCTAAAATCTTGAAAGAAAGGGGATTGTTGATGTACCTCTTAACACTTTCGGCCATCATTGCCATTCTTTATCCATTATTGGCGCAAATATTAATATCGCTACCTATTAATACCGTATTTGGCCGCAGCATATTTGTGGCTAATCCTTTCGAGCTTGAAAATGCTTTTGGGGCCTTTGCCATTATGCTGATCAGTTTACCCGTGGTTTTGGCACTGCAATGGGGAAAGCAGAACAATAGAATTTTAGCACTGGAAAAAGAAAAATCACAAAGTGAACTCGATTTATTAAAACAACAGCTCAATCCGCATTTTTTCTTCAATACCCTCAATAATCTTTACGCTTTAAGTCTCCAAAAATCGGATAAAACGCCTGAAAGCATCCTGCAATTATCTGAACTGATGCGCTACACCATTTACAAAGGGCAGGAAAAAACAGTTAAACTTTCGCAGGAACTGGATTACATTGAAGATTATATCCAATTGCAACAGATCCGTTTACGAAAAACGCTGCATTTTGAGTTTGATAAACAAGTCGGAAATGATCAGATTGATATCGCCCCGCTCCTGCTCATCGTTTTTATCGAAAATGCCTTTAAACATGGCATAGAACCTGCTGAAGATGCCGCAACGTTAAAGCTTTCACTAAATAGCAATAATACCGAACTCATTTTCAGTTGTGAAAACTCCTTCGATTCCGAAGAAATACACAAAACTAAAGGAATCGGCCTCGATAATCTGAGAAAAAGGCTCGAATTGCTTTACCCGAGCCGTTACACATTGCATATCACCACAATTGGTAATATCTTTAAGGCAGAACTTAAACTCCAGCTAAAATGA